Proteins found in one Ovis canadensis isolate MfBH-ARS-UI-01 breed Bighorn chromosome 20, ARS-UI_OviCan_v2, whole genome shotgun sequence genomic segment:
- the MOG gene encoding LOW QUALITY PROTEIN: myelin-oligodendrocyte glycoprotein (The sequence of the model RefSeq protein was modified relative to this genomic sequence to represent the inferred CDS: inserted 4 bases in 2 codons), whose protein sequence is MASLLSSSLPSCLPSLLFLFLQLTSISAGQFRVIGPGHPIRALVGDEVELPCRISPGKNATGMEVGWYRPPFSRVVHLYRNGKDQDEEQAPEYRGRTQLLKETIGEGKVTLRIRNVRFSDEGGFTCFFRDHSYQEEAAMELKVEDPFYWINPGVLVLIAVLPVLLLQITVGLVYLCLQRRLRGKLWAEIENLHRTFGKFWDTQPPRSAWCFTXLSPRDITTPSSQLVFSXSCSFFECHRLYLRLVR, encoded by the exons ATGGCCAGTTTATTGAGCTCCTCTCTGCCCAGctgtctcccctccctcctcttcctcttcctccagtTGACTTCCATCTCTGCAG GACAGTTCAGAGTAATAGGACCAGGACACCCCATCCGGGCGCTGGTGGGGGATGAAGTGGAATTGCCCTGTCGCatatctccaggaaagaatgctacAGGCATGGAGGTGGGATGGTATCGGccccccttctccagggtggtTCATCTCTACCGAAATGGCAAGGACCAAGATGAAGAGCAGGCACCTGAATACCGGGGCCGCACGCAGCTGCTAAAAGAGACCATTGGGGAGGGGAAAGTGACCCTCAGGATCCGGAATGTGAGGTTCTCAGATGAAGGAGGTTTTACCTGCTTCTTCCGAGATCACTCTTACCAAGAGGAGGCAGCAATGGAATTGAAAGTGGAAG ATCCCTTCTACTGGATCAACCCCGGCGTGCTGGTGCTCATCGCCGTCCTGCCAGTGCTCCTGCTACAGATTACCGTGGGCCTCGTCTACCTGTGCCTGCAGCGCAGACTCCGAG gaAAACTCTGGGCAGAGATAG agaaTCTCCACCGGACTTTTGGTAAGTTCTGGGATACCCAGCCCCCCAGGTCAGCTTGGTGTTTCAC CCTGTCACCTCGGGACATAACAACCCCCAGCTCCCAGTTGGTTTTCTC CTCTTGTTCTTTCTTTGAATGTCATCGTCTGTATCTAAGATTGGTTAGATAA